Part of the uncultured Anaeromusa sp. genome is shown below.
GCGAGGAAGCTGCTGCCCCAGGTAGCGATTGAGGATGAATTGCTCTTGCGGGTAGCCGAGGCTTCCTTAAAGTTGGGCGTGGACGGACATCGGGCGGATATTACGGTCATTAAAACGGCTTTAACTTTGGCGGCCCTGGAGGAGCGTAAGGAAGCCACGCTGCTGGATGTGCGCCGCGCGGCGTCTTTGGCTTTGCCGCACCGCATGCGGCGGCGGCCTTTTGAAGAAGCGAGCCTTTCAGTTCAGGTACTAGATGAACTGTTTGGCGCAGCAGAGGAGAATGGAACATGCGCAGCGGCGGAGTAATGCCTTTTTCGGCCATTGTGGGGCAGGAGCAGGCTAAAGAAGCGCTGCTTTTGGCTGTGGTCAATCCCGCAGCCGGAGGAATTTTGCTTTCCGGGGATAAGGGCAGTGCGAAGTCGACTTTGGTTCGCTCTTTAGGAAATCTGGCGCCGGAACTAGGCTTGCGTACGCTACCTTTGCATATTACAGAGGACCGTCTTTTTGGCAGTCTCGATTGGGAAACAGCGCTGGAGACAGGGAAAGAACGGTTGCAAAAAGGCCTGTTAACGGAAGCGGACGGATGTGTGCTTTATGTAGATGAAGTAAACTTGCTGCGCAGCGAAGTGATTGGGCCGTTGCTGGACGCTGCTTTGTCCGGCTGCGTACGCATTGAGCGTGAAGGCTTGTCCCAGGTGAGTAAAACTTCGTTCTGCGTGGTAGGTACGATGAATCCGGAAGAAGGAACCTTGCCTGACGCTCTTTTGGATCGTTTTGGACTTATGGTATCCATAAGTGCGGAAAAGGAGGCCCCTTTGCGCGCGCAAATCGTCAAACAAGTGCTGCGCTGGGAGCGGGAACCGGAGCAAGTAGCTAAGACGTGGGAAGCTGAGGAAAGACACTTGCGAGATAAAATATTGCAAGCTAGAGAATGCGTGTGTCAGGTCGAAGTTTCCGCGGCAATGATGGAATTGGCGGCGGCGTGGTGCTCGCAAGGACATTGCGCAGGACATCGGGGTGAGTTGTTTTTACTGGAAGCGGCTAAGAGCGCCGCTGCATTAGATGAGCGTTTATACGTACTGCCTAAAGACATGGAAAAAGCGGCTCTCTACGTATTGCCGCATCGAGTGCGGCAGCAGCAAGAACCGCCTATGTCGGAAGAAAACCAGGAGGATTCGCAGCAGGAGGAAGAACCGCCGGAAAACGAGAAAAGCGAGCAGGATGATCTGCAGCAGCCGCAAGAGCCGGAAATAGACGCAGAAAAGCCGGCGGAAAATGAAAACCAGCAAGACGAAACGCCGGAAAACGAGCAAAAGGAGCAAGAAAAACCGCCGGAGCCGGACTCGGAGCCGACTCCTCAGGAAAAAGTGGACTTGCCGCTGCCTAAGGGTTTAATGCAGATGAAATTGGAAGAGACCATGGATCGCCGCGAACGGGCTGGTAATGGCAAGCGTAGCCGTACCCGTTCCTCCTTGAAGCAGGGACGGTATGTGCGGGCCATTTTTCCTAACGGCAAGGTCAGCGATCTGGCTTTTGACGCAACCTTGCGTGCGGCTGCGCCTTGGCAGAAAAAAAGAGCGTCTCAAGGCGTAAAGCTGGTGATAAAAACGGAGGATTTACGCCAAAAGGTGCGGGAAACACGCGTGGGAGGCGTTTTCTTTTTTGTAGTTGACGCCAGCGGTTCGATGGGGGCCAAAAAGAGAATGGCGGCGGTCAAAGGGGCGATTTTATCATTTTTACAGGATGCCTATCAAAAACGGGACCGTGTTGCTCTTGTCGCCTTTCGCCGTCATGAGGCGGAAGTGCTTTTGCCGGTAACACGCAGTTTGGATTTGGCGCGAAAATGCTTGCAGCAGCTGCCTACAGGAGGCCGTACGCCATTAGCTGCGGCGCTGGAGACAACGGCCCGGGAGATTGAGTGTTTGCGTTTGCGGGAAAAAGAATCCAGGCCTGTTGTTGTTTTGGTTACAGACGGGCGCGCTAACAGCGGCGGCGCAGACCCTGTGCAAGAAGCGCGGGACGCTGCGGAAAAACTGGGAAATCAGGACATTCCCGCCTTGGTGATTGATACGGAAGAGGATTTTGTCCGCATGGGCATTGCTAAAGAAATCGCTTTGCGGCTGCAGGGAACCTATCGTCCGCTGCGGTCCATCGAAAGCGACGGCTTAGTGCGTATACTTCGCGGCTGGCGGGCGCAGCGCGAAGCCGGCGGCGCAAGATGATAGGGATTGATTAGCCTTTTCATGGAAATTGTTGTTGTTATTGTGGCGAAAGCTGCGTAAAAAAATAATAAGAAGTACATAGAGGAGCTGTGTGTAGTGAAAAAAGAAAATTTAGCAAGGCATAAGAAGCGGTTGTGGGCGTGTTTACTGCTGAGTTCGCTGTTGGTGGGCAGTGCGGCGCAGTCGGCTTGGGCGGCGGAAGCGTCTAAACCGGGTTCGGAGCCGAAAGCTGCGGTGGAGACCGAGGAGTTTGCCCTGGAAGAGGTGACCGTCACGGCGTTGCGTTATAAGTCCAAAAACTTGGAAACGCCAGCCGATGTCAGCAGCTACAGCCGGGAGCAGCTTAAAGCCACTGGAGCGACCAATTTGGCGGATGCTTTGAAGTATTCCACCGGACTGATTTATAGCTCCATGGGGCCTCATGGGCAGTCTTGGGGAAATATGACCAGTAAAATCATTATTCGAGGCGTAGAAAGCGGCACCTTGGTTATGATGAACGGCGTTCCCATCAACATGAATGGGTATTATCATTTAGAGAGCATTCCGGTTGAACAGGTGGAGCGCGTAGAGGTGCTGAAGGGCGGCGGCTCCGTTCTTTATGGAAGTGAGGCGCTTGGGGGCATTATTAATATTATTACGCGCGAAAAAGTGCAAAACAGCGTTACTATTTCTGGAGGCAATGACGGTCAAAGCCATAGTATGTCCTTGCAAGCCGGTAAGTCTAGCTTTAATGTTTCCTTCGGCAAAACCAATGAAAGCGGTGTGATGACAGATCCCAAGGCTAATGCTACCTATGGGGCTACCGGCGGCAGCTATTACACTGCTTTTGGGGACGCTACCAAAAACAATGTGAACTGGCATTATAAATTTGATGATCATTTTTCCGCTAATTACTCCTATGGGAAAGATGACTATTCTGTACTATATAAAAAAGTTGGCGATGATTCGTTACTGCGTTCCAGCGACTATATTGATGAATCGCATCGCCTGCAGTTGGCGTATGATAAGAACGGCTGGAGCAGCAAGGCGTTCTTTAATCGTCAACATGTGGATCAGCGAGGCACCGAACCGGCTTTAGCGAATAAGCATGATTGGACAGATACCACGAATACCGTATATGGCATCGACACGCAAAAAACCTGGCAGGCCGGGGGGGCAACATGGCTTGCAGGAACGACGGTGCAGCGGGAATCGTACAATGATTTTGGGCAAACCTTGTCTGGCAATAAAGCGGCTAGAACGTTAAAAGCGCCCTATACCAACGGGCCGCATGACCGTAATCATTACGCGCTGTATATGCAATGGGATAAAGAACTGGGCAGTAAAAACCGCCTGATTATCGGCGCTCGCGAGGATGTTGTTAAAACAGGCGAAGGACAACGTTTTGATGCTCTTTCGCCGCAACTTCAGTTTTTACACCGCTTAGATGAAAATCGCTCACTGTATTTAAATGCCAGCAAATCTTTCCGCATGCCTAATTTTACCGCCTTATATAAAACTAGCAGCGACAATTTTATTTCCAATCCGGATTTGAAACCGGAAACAGGACTCAACCAGGAAGTAGGGTATAAATACGAAAAAGGAGACGTAAAGTGGAAGGTTGCGGCGTTTCGCTTGGAAGTTGACGATCAAATCACTTGGAAAAAAATAGTTTCAGGGGGCTCTACCTATTATGTAGCGCAAAATGTCTCAAAGTTTCGTAATAGCGGTATCGAAGCTAGCTATGATCATAAATTGAGTAAGCATTGGAGTTATTCTTTTGGAAGCAGTTTTGGTAATCCGGAACAGCAGGAAAGCGATGGCGGCGCTTGGACCAGGACGCTGGGACGCATGACCTTTAATGGCGCATTACACTATATGAGCGGCCCTTGGACGGCGGATTTGAGCGCGATGTATTATGGCGATCGTGTAGATAGTGATGGAGTGGATCGTAGTGCGATGATTCCTGTTTCTCTGCATGTAGGCTATAAATTGAAAGAAAATCGTACCCTGACCTTTGATGTGGACAATCTGCTCAACCGGCGTGATGTTACGACGAACAGCAGCGCCTACTATATGCCGGAACGCTCGTTCCGTCTGGGCTTGACGGCTACTTT
Proteins encoded:
- a CDS encoding TonB-dependent receptor — encoded protein: MKKENLARHKKRLWACLLLSSLLVGSAAQSAWAAEASKPGSEPKAAVETEEFALEEVTVTALRYKSKNLETPADVSSYSREQLKATGATNLADALKYSTGLIYSSMGPHGQSWGNMTSKIIIRGVESGTLVMMNGVPINMNGYYHLESIPVEQVERVEVLKGGGSVLYGSEALGGIINIITREKVQNSVTISGGNDGQSHSMSLQAGKSSFNVSFGKTNESGVMTDPKANATYGATGGSYYTAFGDATKNNVNWHYKFDDHFSANYSYGKDDYSVLYKKVGDDSLLRSSDYIDESHRLQLAYDKNGWSSKAFFNRQHVDQRGTEPALANKHDWTDTTNTVYGIDTQKTWQAGGATWLAGTTVQRESYNDFGQTLSGNKAARTLKAPYTNGPHDRNHYALYMQWDKELGSKNRLIIGAREDVVKTGEGQRFDALSPQLQFLHRLDENRSLYLNASKSFRMPNFTALYKTSSDNFISNPDLKPETGLNQEVGYKYEKGDVKWKVAAFRLEVDDQITWKKIVSGGSTYYVAQNVSKFRNSGIEASYDHKLSKHWSYSFGSSFGNPEQQESDGGAWTRTLGRMTFNGALHYMSGPWTADLSAMYYGDRVDSDGVDRSAMIPVSLHVGYKLKENRTLTFDVDNLLNRRDVTTNSSAYYMPERSFRLGLTATF
- a CDS encoding VWA domain-containing protein — encoded protein: MRSGGVMPFSAIVGQEQAKEALLLAVVNPAAGGILLSGDKGSAKSTLVRSLGNLAPELGLRTLPLHITEDRLFGSLDWETALETGKERLQKGLLTEADGCVLYVDEVNLLRSEVIGPLLDAALSGCVRIEREGLSQVSKTSFCVVGTMNPEEGTLPDALLDRFGLMVSISAEKEAPLRAQIVKQVLRWEREPEQVAKTWEAEERHLRDKILQARECVCQVEVSAAMMELAAAWCSQGHCAGHRGELFLLEAAKSAAALDERLYVLPKDMEKAALYVLPHRVRQQQEPPMSEENQEDSQQEEEPPENEKSEQDDLQQPQEPEIDAEKPAENENQQDETPENEQKEQEKPPEPDSEPTPQEKVDLPLPKGLMQMKLEETMDRRERAGNGKRSRTRSSLKQGRYVRAIFPNGKVSDLAFDATLRAAAPWQKKRASQGVKLVIKTEDLRQKVRETRVGGVFFFVVDASGSMGAKKRMAAVKGAILSFLQDAYQKRDRVALVAFRRHEAEVLLPVTRSLDLARKCLQQLPTGGRTPLAAALETTAREIECLRLREKESRPVVVLVTDGRANSGGADPVQEARDAAEKLGNQDIPALVIDTEEDFVRMGIAKEIALRLQGTYRPLRSIESDGLVRILRGWRAQREAGGAR